The following are encoded together in the Tatumella ptyseos genome:
- the cobB gene encoding Sir2 family NAD+-dependent deacetylase: MRTSNRRRIRVARFKKNKRKMRQRFRQSYFEDARIAKLVSTPLPKVVILTGAGISAESGIATFRAADGLWENHSIEDIATPEGYQRDPQQVHDFYNARRRQLQSPQIMPNNAHRALAKLGTLLGDNLLIVTQNIDNLHERASSANVIHMHGELLKARCTQSQQVITWLDDLQPTDRCTCCQFPAPLRPHVVWFGEMPLQMEGIYQAIAECDIFIAVGTSGQVYPAAGFVHEAKNQGAETIEFNLEPTASKEEFIEGHYGPASQTLPAWVEMFLSQC, encoded by the coding sequence ATGCGTACCAGCAACCGTCGTCGTATTCGCGTCGCCCGTTTCAAAAAGAACAAGCGAAAAATGCGCCAACGCTTTCGACAATCCTATTTCGAAGATGCACGCATAGCGAAACTCGTTTCGACACCTTTGCCCAAAGTCGTGATATTGACTGGGGCCGGGATTTCAGCAGAATCGGGAATAGCGACGTTCCGCGCTGCGGACGGGTTGTGGGAGAATCATTCGATAGAAGATATTGCCACACCAGAGGGTTATCAACGTGATCCGCAACAAGTTCATGATTTTTACAATGCGCGTCGTCGTCAGTTGCAATCACCGCAAATAATGCCCAACAATGCGCACCGCGCGTTAGCCAAGTTGGGTACCCTGTTAGGCGATAATTTACTCATCGTGACGCAAAATATCGATAATCTCCATGAGCGGGCCAGTAGCGCAAATGTCATCCATATGCACGGTGAGCTGCTTAAAGCGCGTTGTACTCAAAGCCAACAAGTCATCACTTGGTTAGACGATCTGCAACCGACCGACCGTTGCACCTGTTGTCAATTCCCGGCCCCATTACGTCCACACGTTGTGTGGTTTGGTGAAATGCCGCTACAGATGGAAGGAATTTATCAGGCCATTGCCGAGTGTGATATCTTCATCGCAGTGGGGACATCGGGTCAAGTCTATCCAGCCGCCGGTTTTGTGCATGAAGCGAAAAACCAAGGTGCAGAGACGATTGAGTTTAATCTCGAGCCAACGGCGTCGAAAGAAGAGTTTATTGAAGGCCATTATGGCCCAGCCTCGCAAACACTCCCAGCATGGGTGGAGATGTTTCTTAGCCAATGTTGA
- a CDS encoding ribosomal protein uL16 3-hydroxylase, with translation MSFELAIDWPTFLATYWQKKPVVIRQAFANFQDPISPDELAGLAMENEVDSRLVSQTDAGWQVAHGPFTDFDHLTESHWSLLVQAVNHWHPAAAELMQPFRALSDWRMDDLMISFSVPDGGVGPHLDQYDVFIIQGAGRRRWRVGNNDVIAQHSPHPDLLQVTPFEAIIDEILEPGDLVYIPPGFPHEGYSLENSLNYSVGFRAPSGKELLSGFADYVLAQELGSRRYEDPSLRLRDNAATILDEEAARLRDMMSGLLNSEDFTPWLGEFLSQSRHELDIAPPQPAYQEDEVRDALEEGAALHRIGGLKVLQLASYTFINGERFSSPDPLFLSLLADKAEIEAEQLLPLIENNSLLTQLTGLINAGYWHFGEEAEEDEE, from the coding sequence ATGTCTTTCGAACTCGCCATTGACTGGCCTACATTTCTCGCAACCTATTGGCAGAAAAAGCCAGTCGTCATCCGTCAAGCCTTTGCTAATTTTCAGGATCCCATCAGTCCCGATGAACTTGCTGGGTTGGCAATGGAAAATGAAGTGGATAGCCGATTAGTCAGCCAGACTGACGCCGGTTGGCAAGTTGCGCATGGACCTTTTACCGATTTTGATCACTTAACCGAAAGCCACTGGTCACTTCTCGTCCAAGCAGTTAATCACTGGCATCCTGCGGCGGCAGAGCTGATGCAACCCTTTCGGGCCTTATCTGACTGGCGAATGGATGATTTGATGATCTCTTTCTCCGTCCCTGATGGCGGCGTTGGACCTCATTTAGATCAATATGATGTATTCATCATACAGGGTGCGGGTCGTCGTCGTTGGCGAGTCGGTAATAATGATGTGATCGCTCAACATTCCCCGCATCCTGATTTGCTACAAGTGACACCCTTCGAAGCGATCATCGATGAGATCCTTGAACCCGGGGACTTAGTGTATATTCCCCCCGGCTTCCCGCATGAGGGTTATTCATTAGAAAACTCACTGAATTATTCAGTCGGTTTTCGCGCGCCATCGGGCAAAGAACTGCTAAGTGGATTCGCCGATTATGTCCTGGCACAAGAGCTCGGTAGTCGTCGTTACGAAGATCCCTCTTTGCGCCTTCGCGATAACGCTGCAACGATCTTAGATGAAGAAGCCGCTCGCCTTCGTGACATGATGAGCGGATTATTGAATTCTGAAGATTTCACGCCTTGGTTAGGTGAGTTTCTTTCCCAATCACGCCATGAATTAGATATCGCGCCTCCCCAACCGGCTTATCAAGAAGACGAAGTCCGCGACGCGTTAGAGGAAGGGGCTGCTTTACACCGTATCGGCGGGTTAAAAGTTTTACAATTAGCGTCTTACACCTTTATTAATGGTGAGCGTTTTTCCAGCCCAGACCCTCTATTCCTAAGTCTGTTAGCCGACAAGGCAGAGATTGAGGCTGAACAGTTACTTCCCTTAATTGAGAATAACAGCCTATTAACGCAGCTTACCGGATTAATTAATGCGGGTTATTGGCATTTCGGTGAAGAGGCAGAGGAAGACGAGGAATAA
- the phoQ gene encoding two-component system sensor histidine kinase PhoQ: MPHSTTRSSPFTLFSLFPLSLRGRFLLAASALVLIISLCYGVVAVVGYMISFDKNTYQVMRGESNLFFTLAQWRDNQLVIDRPDNLKLNFPTLVYIYDEHGRLLWQLRDVPEIRRSISQSWLHTNNFYEIDASNKVSVAAIGNNRKAQKKIAELDSDDTFTHSVAVSRYDATATLPALTIVVVDSIPQELQHSELVWSWFNYVLAANFLLVIPLLWLAAHWSLKPIGQLSAELKALESGQRESLGDSPPKELKGLVSNLNLLLKSERKRSSRYHTTLSDLTHSLKTPLAVLQSTLRSLRGAKPIQIEEAEPLMLEQISRISQQVGYYLHRASLQAENNLLNREIHAVAPLIDSLCAALNKVYQNKGVDITVELSPELTFSGNRDDLVEVMGNVLDNACKYCLEFIHISARQDDTTLTLYIDDDGPGIPAARREMIFQRGHRVDTLRPGQGIGLSLAREIVENYAGEIRVSRSHWGGTRMEIIFADQMI, from the coding sequence ATGCCCCATAGCACTACGCGCTCGTCACCCTTTACACTATTTTCCTTATTTCCGCTATCTTTACGCGGGCGCTTTTTGCTAGCAGCCTCTGCCCTCGTGCTCATTATTTCACTCTGTTACGGCGTCGTGGCGGTAGTCGGCTATATGATTAGTTTTGATAAGAATACTTATCAGGTGATGCGCGGTGAAAGTAATCTTTTTTTTACCCTTGCCCAATGGCGTGATAATCAACTGGTGATCGACCGCCCTGATAACTTAAAGCTGAATTTCCCTACACTGGTTTATATCTATGATGAACATGGCCGATTACTCTGGCAATTGCGCGATGTTCCTGAGATTCGACGCAGCATCTCTCAAAGCTGGCTTCATACCAACAATTTTTATGAAATTGATGCCAGTAATAAAGTCAGCGTAGCGGCGATCGGTAATAACCGTAAAGCTCAAAAGAAAATTGCAGAACTGGATAGTGATGATACTTTTACTCACTCGGTTGCTGTCAGCCGTTATGATGCTACGGCCACATTACCTGCCCTCACCATCGTAGTCGTGGATTCCATCCCACAAGAACTCCAACACAGTGAACTAGTTTGGTCATGGTTTAACTATGTCTTAGCCGCAAACTTCTTATTAGTCATCCCGCTATTGTGGCTTGCGGCTCATTGGAGCTTGAAGCCTATCGGGCAACTGTCGGCTGAGTTGAAAGCGCTGGAATCTGGACAACGGGAATCGTTGGGCGATTCACCGCCTAAAGAGCTAAAAGGATTAGTGAGCAATCTTAATTTGCTACTCAAAAGTGAACGTAAACGCAGTAGTCGTTACCACACCACACTTTCTGATCTGACGCATAGCTTGAAGACTCCCTTGGCGGTTTTACAAAGTACGCTCCGCTCACTACGTGGAGCGAAGCCAATACAGATTGAAGAAGCTGAGCCGTTGATGCTTGAACAGATAAGTCGTATTTCACAACAAGTCGGCTATTATTTACATCGAGCCAGTCTTCAGGCGGAAAATAACCTGTTAAATCGTGAGATACATGCAGTCGCTCCCCTCATTGATAGTCTCTGCGCAGCACTTAATAAGGTCTATCAAAATAAAGGGGTTGATATCACTGTCGAACTCTCTCCCGAGCTCACATTTTCAGGAAACCGTGATGACTTGGTCGAAGTAATGGGGAATGTTTTAGATAATGCCTGCAAATACTGTCTTGAATTCATTCATATCAGTGCTCGACAGGATGATACGACACTGACCTTATACATTGATGACGATGGCCCAGGTATTCCTGCCGCGCGCCGAGAGATGATTTTCCAGCGCGGACATCGTGTAGACACCTTACGACCTGGCCAAGGCATCGGTTTGTCCCTTGCGCGAGAAATCGTTGAAAACTATGCTGGGGAAATACGTGTCTCTCGCAGTCATTGGGGCGGCACACGGATGGAAATTATCTTTGCTGATCAGATGATTTGA
- the phoP gene encoding two-component system response regulator PhoP yields MRVLVVEDNPLLRHHLAVQLREMGHQVDAAEDANEADYFLNEYVPDVALVDLGLPDEDGMSLIQRWRAQEVKQPILVLTAREGWQSKVAALQAGADDYVTKPFHIEEVAARLQALLRRTAGHASQIIHYPPFLIDLSGKELTIDQHPVKLTTFEYTIVETLIINAGKVISKESLMLQLYPDADLREGHTIDVLMGRLRKKMQQHYPHDVITTLRGLGYRFDAP; encoded by the coding sequence ATGCGCGTTTTAGTGGTCGAAGATAACCCGTTATTAAGGCATCATCTAGCCGTACAGCTTCGTGAAATGGGGCATCAAGTTGATGCGGCTGAAGATGCCAATGAAGCTGACTATTTCTTGAATGAATATGTCCCCGATGTCGCATTGGTTGACCTCGGTTTACCTGACGAAGATGGAATGAGTCTTATCCAACGTTGGCGTGCACAAGAGGTTAAGCAACCGATCTTAGTTCTCACCGCACGCGAAGGCTGGCAATCCAAAGTTGCTGCATTGCAAGCTGGTGCGGATGATTATGTCACTAAACCTTTTCATATCGAGGAAGTGGCAGCGCGTTTACAAGCCCTTCTACGCCGTACCGCGGGTCATGCCTCACAAATCATCCATTACCCCCCTTTTCTCATCGACCTCTCTGGAAAAGAGCTGACGATTGATCAGCATCCGGTAAAACTCACCACCTTTGAGTACACCATCGTCGAAACGTTGATCATTAATGCGGGCAAAGTCATCAGTAAAGAATCGTTAATGCTACAACTCTATCCCGATGCGGATCTGCGTGAAGGCCATACCATTGATGTATTAATGGGGCGCTTACGGAAAAAGATGCAACAACATTATCCCCATGATGTGATCACAACATTACGTGGGCTAGGATACCGCTTCGATGCCCCATAG
- the purB gene encoding adenylosuccinate lyase, translating to MELSSLTAVSPIDGRYGDKVSPLRAIFSEFGLLKFRVEVEVRWLQKLSSVAQIAEVPLFSADANAYLDKIVAEFSVNDAETIKTIERTTNHDVKAVEYFLKDKVAAMPELHAVTEFIHFACTSEDINNLSHALMLETARQQVLLPEWRKVLSAVEALAAEYRDIPLLSRTHGQPATPSTLGKEMANVAYRLARQIAQLEKCEILGKINGAVGNYNAHLAAYPEVDWHHVSEEFVTALGIRWNPYTTQIEPHDYIAELFDCVARFNTIIIDFDRDIWGYIALNHFRQKTIAGEIGSSTMPHKVNPIDFENSEGNLGLANAVLQHLATKLPVSRWQRDLTDSTVLRNLGVGLGYALIAYQSTLKGIAKLEVNQEKLLAELDQNWEVLAEPIQTVMRRYGIEKPYEKLKELTRGKRIDAQGMQQFIDNLDLPEAEKVRLKAMTPANYLGRAIQLTDDLK from the coding sequence ATGGAATTATCCTCACTCACCGCGGTCTCCCCTATTGATGGTCGCTACGGTGACAAAGTCAGCCCATTACGTGCAATTTTCAGCGAATTTGGTTTACTAAAATTTCGTGTAGAAGTTGAAGTACGCTGGCTCCAAAAACTTTCATCAGTGGCACAAATCGCTGAAGTTCCTTTATTTAGCGCCGACGCAAACGCTTACCTTGATAAAATTGTTGCAGAATTCTCGGTAAATGATGCAGAAACAATTAAAACGATTGAACGGACGACTAACCATGATGTGAAAGCCGTTGAATACTTCCTGAAAGATAAAGTTGCGGCGATGCCAGAATTGCATGCCGTCACCGAGTTTATTCACTTCGCTTGTACCTCAGAAGATATTAATAACCTTTCTCATGCCTTAATGCTGGAAACGGCACGCCAACAAGTCCTCCTTCCAGAGTGGCGTAAAGTTCTGAGTGCAGTTGAAGCGCTAGCCGCAGAATACCGTGATATTCCACTGCTTTCTCGTACCCATGGTCAACCTGCCACCCCGTCGACATTGGGCAAAGAGATGGCTAACGTTGCTTATCGCTTGGCTCGACAAATCGCACAACTTGAGAAATGCGAGATTCTTGGGAAAATTAATGGTGCGGTCGGAAACTATAATGCGCACCTTGCCGCCTACCCGGAAGTAGATTGGCACCACGTTAGCGAAGAGTTCGTTACCGCCTTAGGGATCCGTTGGAATCCTTATACCACTCAAATCGAGCCGCACGATTACATTGCTGAACTATTTGATTGTGTCGCCCGCTTTAATACCATCATCATCGATTTCGACCGCGATATCTGGGGTTACATTGCGTTGAACCATTTCCGTCAAAAAACCATTGCCGGCGAGATAGGTTCATCCACCATGCCTCATAAAGTCAACCCGATTGATTTTGAAAATTCTGAAGGTAACTTAGGTCTCGCTAACGCTGTACTCCAGCATTTAGCGACCAAATTACCTGTGTCACGCTGGCAGCGCGATCTGACGGACTCCACTGTATTACGTAACTTGGGTGTCGGATTGGGCTATGCACTTATCGCTTATCAGTCCACTCTGAAAGGCATCGCTAAGTTAGAAGTTAATCAAGAAAAATTATTAGCGGAACTAGATCAAAACTGGGAAGTGTTGGCTGAACCGATCCAAACGGTAATGCGCCGCTATGGTATCGAGAAGCCCTACGAGAAGCTGAAAGAGCTAACCCGTGGTAAGCGTATCGATGCCCAAGGTATGCAGCAATTTATCGATAATCTTGATCTGCCTGAAGCTGAGAAAGTACGTCTGAAAGCGATGACACCGGCTAACTATTTAGGTCGTGCTATTCAATTAACAGACGATCTGAAATAA
- the hflD gene encoding high frequency lysogenization protein HflD encodes MTLAFAGICQAAHLAQQLARHGRCPEEAYHCSLRSLTQPLEPTAGALRYYGGSEAALRFGLESMIAVLNTPSQKGALADITRYSLGMIGLERKVSKNRQALSDLEQRLGQLDRQLQHFGIDSSTLASATASIYTDIISPLGPRIQITGEQAILQNSPVQSRVRAALLTGVRSAMLWQQLGGGRCQLLFSRSKLVDMAKLILSGLPHADA; translated from the coding sequence ATGACCCTCGCTTTTGCCGGCATCTGCCAAGCTGCGCACCTCGCGCAGCAGTTAGCGCGTCATGGTCGTTGTCCTGAAGAGGCTTATCACTGCTCATTGCGCAGCCTCACACAGCCTCTGGAGCCTACGGCGGGTGCATTGCGCTACTACGGAGGGAGCGAAGCGGCATTGCGGTTTGGCTTAGAATCTATGATTGCCGTCCTCAATACGCCTTCCCAAAAAGGGGCGCTTGCCGATATCACCCGCTACAGCTTGGGCATGATTGGCTTAGAACGTAAAGTAAGCAAAAATCGCCAAGCCCTTAGCGACCTTGAACAACGATTAGGCCAGCTTGATCGCCAGCTACAACATTTCGGTATTGATTCGTCGACCCTCGCCTCCGCTACAGCCAGTATTTATACTGATATTATTAGCCCCCTCGGGCCTCGAATCCAAATCACTGGCGAACAAGCTATCCTCCAGAACTCACCTGTTCAAAGCCGGGTACGCGCTGCGCTGCTCACTGGTGTGCGCTCGGCAATGCTGTGGCAACAACTTGGGGGCGGCCGGTGTCAACTGCTGTTCTCTCGCAGTAAGCTGGTCGATATGGCAAAATTAATTTTATCTGGCTTGCCGCACGCAGACGCGTAG
- the mnmA gene encoding tRNA 2-thiouridine(34) synthase MnmA: MFDQSAKKVIVGMSGGVDSSVSAWLLMQQGYQVEGLFMKNWEEDDGEEYCTAAEDLADAQAVCDKLGIKLHKINFAAEYWDNVFELFLEEYKSGRTPNPDILCNKEIKFKAFLEFAAEDLGADYIATGHYVRRKDVEGKSQLLRGLDANKDQSYFLYTLSHQQVAQSLFPVGELEKPEVRRIAEELDLVTARKKDSTGICFIGERKFKDFLARYLPAQPGPIFSVDGQEVGTHQGLMYHTLGQRKGLGIGGLKESNDDPWYVVDKDVANNRLIVAQGGEHPRLMSVGLIAQQLHWVDRETLTEPLRCTVKTRYRQTDIPCLITPLDDERIEVRFDEPVAAVTPGQSAVFYLGECCLGGGVIEQRLPLLETENA, encoded by the coding sequence ATGTTTGACCAAAGTGCAAAAAAAGTCATCGTCGGAATGTCCGGGGGTGTAGATTCTTCCGTTTCAGCGTGGTTACTGATGCAACAAGGTTACCAAGTTGAAGGCCTGTTCATGAAGAACTGGGAAGAAGATGATGGTGAAGAGTATTGTACTGCCGCTGAGGATCTCGCCGACGCGCAAGCTGTCTGTGATAAATTAGGCATCAAACTGCATAAAATTAACTTTGCTGCAGAATATTGGGATAACGTATTTGAGCTTTTCTTGGAAGAGTACAAATCTGGGCGTACGCCAAACCCTGATATACTCTGTAATAAAGAGATCAAGTTTAAAGCATTCTTAGAATTTGCTGCTGAAGACTTAGGTGCTGACTATATTGCCACCGGTCATTACGTACGCCGTAAAGATGTCGAGGGTAAAAGCCAATTACTTCGTGGCCTCGATGCAAATAAAGACCAAAGCTACTTCCTTTATACTCTTAGCCATCAACAAGTGGCACAGAGTCTGTTCCCTGTCGGGGAACTTGAAAAACCGGAAGTGCGCCGTATTGCCGAAGAGCTTGATTTAGTCACCGCACGCAAAAAAGATTCTACCGGTATTTGTTTCATTGGTGAGCGCAAGTTTAAAGACTTCCTCGCGCGTTACTTACCGGCTCAACCTGGTCCTATCTTCAGTGTGGACGGCCAAGAGGTCGGAACCCACCAAGGCTTGATGTATCATACCTTGGGTCAGCGCAAAGGACTGGGAATCGGTGGGCTTAAAGAAAGTAATGACGACCCTTGGTATGTAGTTGATAAAGATGTCGCGAATAACCGACTGATTGTCGCCCAAGGGGGGGAGCACCCGCGCCTCATGTCTGTAGGGCTTATCGCTCAGCAATTACATTGGGTTGATCGTGAGACCTTAACTGAACCACTGCGTTGCACGGTGAAAACGCGTTACCGTCAAACAGATATCCCATGCCTTATCACTCCACTCGATGATGAACGTATTGAAGTACGTTTTGATGAACCTGTTGCGGCAGTCACGCCAGGGCAATCTGCCGTGTTTTATCTCGGTGAATGCTGTTTAGGCGGCGGTGTGATAGAGCAACGGCTCCCTCTTTTAGAGACGGAAAACGCGTAG
- a CDS encoding DMT family transporter, translating to MNSAIKTLLFIIVSLTWGTTWLAMKIAGTTIPPLFATGLRFLCAAPLLLLALYYTRSPLFFPKGQRIFQAIISLFYFAIPFTLMIYGETWVSSGLASVIFAMMPVAVLCASIILLREKTNSVQLLGLTIALVALISVLLREAQGAASGQLLGIMMLIAAVVIHAIMYALCKKRCCDVSVLTFNALPCLMAGLLLTVVGWFSEHPVIAHFSSHALLAVVYLGAFAGVFGILCYFMLQKRATAFQASIVFLIFPIIALSLENILYGRSLSFGSICLLAPLAVGIFLTLFGNQLNQRLKSKSQSVVLSAQLEVNKRQHRT from the coding sequence ATGAACTCTGCCATTAAAACGCTACTCTTTATCATCGTTTCACTGACGTGGGGAACCACTTGGCTAGCAATGAAAATTGCGGGCACAACCATCCCCCCGCTCTTTGCCACAGGGTTACGCTTTCTCTGTGCAGCCCCATTGTTACTACTCGCCCTATACTACACACGATCCCCCCTATTCTTCCCTAAAGGGCAACGCATCTTCCAAGCTATTATTAGCCTCTTCTATTTTGCTATCCCTTTCACTCTGATGATCTATGGTGAAACCTGGGTAAGTTCCGGCCTAGCGTCCGTTATTTTTGCCATGATGCCGGTAGCCGTACTCTGTGCCTCGATTATCCTATTACGGGAAAAAACCAACTCGGTTCAATTACTCGGGCTAACGATTGCTTTGGTTGCATTAATTTCAGTTTTACTGCGTGAAGCTCAAGGGGCCGCTTCTGGTCAGCTCTTAGGGATTATGATGCTTATCGCGGCGGTAGTGATTCACGCTATTATGTATGCATTATGTAAAAAACGCTGCTGTGACGTCTCAGTACTCACCTTCAATGCGTTACCCTGTTTGATGGCAGGCTTACTATTAACTGTGGTCGGCTGGTTTAGCGAACATCCGGTAATAGCACACTTTTCCTCACACGCCTTACTTGCCGTCGTTTACCTTGGCGCCTTTGCAGGCGTGTTTGGTATCTTGTGTTATTTTATGCTACAAAAACGCGCCACGGCATTTCAAGCCTCCATCGTTTTCTTGATCTTTCCCATTATCGCGCTAAGTTTAGAGAATATCCTCTACGGTCGTTCACTCTCTTTCGGTTCAATTTGTTTGCTAGCCCCACTGGCTGTCGGTATCTTTTTAACCCTATTTGGTAACCAGTTAAATCAACGATTGAAAAGCAAGAGTCAATCCGTGGTGTTATCTGCACAGTTAGAGGTCAACAAGCGCCAACATCGCACATAG
- a CDS encoding NUDIX hydrolase gives MFTPHITVACVVQAEGKLLVVEERIEGAVTWNQPAGHLEAEESLVAAMKRELWEETGLSLSPEYLLGVHQWTANDGTPFIRFLFSCEVEKCLDTMPQDDDIDCCHWLTPSEILQSSQLRSPLVAESIKLWQTGTRYPLAALHWFKQ, from the coding sequence ATGTTTACCCCGCATATTACCGTTGCCTGTGTCGTACAGGCAGAAGGAAAACTATTAGTCGTTGAAGAGCGTATCGAGGGAGCAGTGACTTGGAACCAACCCGCTGGCCACCTCGAGGCAGAGGAGAGTTTGGTCGCGGCCATGAAGCGTGAATTATGGGAAGAAACCGGGCTAAGCTTATCCCCCGAGTATCTACTTGGCGTGCACCAATGGACTGCCAACGACGGCACACCTTTTATCCGTTTCTTATTTAGTTGTGAGGTTGAAAAATGTTTGGACACAATGCCGCAAGATGATGATATCGACTGTTGCCATTGGCTGACGCCATCTGAAATCTTGCAATCATCCCAATTACGCTCTCCTTTGGTAGCGGAAAGTATCAAACTTTGGCAGACGGGGACGCGTTATCCCTTAGCCGCACTACATTGGTTTAAGCAATAA
- the icd gene encoding NADP-dependent isocitrate dehydrogenase: MESKVVVPASGQKITLNQGKLTVPNNPVIPYIEGDGIGVDVSPVMLKVVDAAVNKAYNGERKISWMEIFTGEKSTEVYGKDVWLPQETLDLIKEYRVAIKGPLTTPVGGGIRSLNVALRQELDLYVCLRPVRYYTGTPSPVKRPEDTDMVIFRENSEDIYAGIEWKAGSEEADKVINFLRTEMGVKKIRFPEQCGIGVKPCSEEGTKRLVRAAFQYVIDNDRDSLTLVHKGNIMKFTEGAFKDWGYQLVKEEFGAELLDGGPWMKAKNPKTGKEIIIKDVIADAFLQQILLRPAEYDVIACMNLNGDYISDALAAQVGGIGIAPGANIGDECALFEATHGTAPKYAGQDKVNPGSVILSAEMMLRHLGWFEAADLIVKGMEGAIANKTVTYDFERLMEGAKLLKCSEFGDAIIANM, translated from the coding sequence ATGGAAAGCAAAGTAGTTGTTCCTGCATCAGGCCAGAAAATCACGCTAAATCAAGGCAAATTAACTGTTCCAAACAACCCAGTCATTCCTTATATCGAAGGGGACGGGATTGGTGTTGATGTCTCTCCTGTGATGTTAAAAGTGGTCGATGCAGCGGTTAATAAAGCTTATAACGGCGAGCGTAAGATTTCGTGGATGGAAATCTTCACTGGCGAAAAATCGACGGAAGTTTACGGTAAAGACGTTTGGTTACCGCAAGAAACTCTTGATCTGATCAAAGAGTACCGCGTAGCGATTAAAGGACCCTTGACCACTCCGGTTGGTGGCGGTATTCGTTCACTGAACGTTGCTCTGCGCCAAGAGCTAGACCTATATGTCTGCTTACGTCCAGTACGTTATTACACCGGAACGCCTAGCCCGGTAAAACGCCCTGAAGACACCGACATGGTGATTTTCCGCGAAAACTCAGAAGATATTTACGCAGGTATCGAGTGGAAAGCGGGCAGCGAAGAAGCCGACAAAGTCATCAACTTTTTACGCACTGAAATGGGCGTGAAAAAGATCCGTTTCCCTGAACAATGTGGTATCGGTGTTAAGCCATGTTCAGAAGAAGGGACTAAACGCCTTGTTCGTGCAGCTTTCCAGTATGTTATCGATAATGACCGTGACTCTTTAACGCTAGTTCATAAAGGGAACATCATGAAATTCACAGAGGGTGCCTTCAAGGATTGGGGATACCAACTGGTTAAAGAAGAGTTTGGTGCTGAACTGTTAGACGGTGGCCCATGGATGAAGGCTAAAAACCCGAAAACCGGTAAAGAGATTATCATCAAAGACGTCATCGCCGATGCCTTCTTACAGCAAATCCTGTTACGTCCGGCAGAATATGATGTGATTGCTTGTATGAACCTCAATGGTGACTACATCTCCGACGCCTTGGCGGCGCAAGTTGGCGGTATCGGCATTGCACCGGGCGCGAACATCGGTGACGAATGTGCGCTATTCGAAGCGACTCACGGTACTGCACCGAAGTATGCTGGCCAAGATAAAGTGAACCCAGGTTCAGTCATCCTCTCCGCTGAGATGATGCTCCGTCACCTCGGCTGGTTCGAAGCGGCTGACTTAATCGTTAAAGGAATGGAAGGTGCGATCGCCAATAAGACCGTAACTTACGATTTCGAACGTCTGATGGAAGGCGCTAAGTTACTGAAATGTTCAGAGTTTGGTGATGCGATTATCGCTAATATGTAA